DNA from Desulfovibrio porci:
TCACGGGCGGTCCCGCGTCCAGAGGCGTGCCGAAGGCGTCAAAAGCCCTGCCCAGCAGGTCGGGCCCCACAGGAAAGACCGGCGGCAGGCTGGTGTTGCGGATGAGACTGCCCGGACGGATGCCGCGCATGTCCCCATAGGGCATGAAAAGCAGATTGCCGTCGCGGAAGCCCACGACCTCGGCGGCGATGCCCTCGCTCTCGCCGTCGGGCAGCATATGGCAGACAGCGCCCAGAGGAGCGCGCAGGCCGCCGCCTTCGGCCACCAGGCCCACCACCTTGTTGACCTTGCCGAACAGGCGGATGGGATTGCTGGTCCTCAGAAGTTGCGAGCAGGCGCGCGGGTCCAGTTTCATGCCGTTTGCACTCCCCCCAGCCTACTTGTCGCCCGCGCCGGGCAGAAAGCCGCCGCCAGCAAGCACTTCGCGCTCTTCCTCACTCTCCAGGGGAAAAAGCTCTTCCTCCAGTTCCGCGAGGCTGGGATTTTCCTTGCGCGGCGCGTCGAGCACGGCGGCCGCAGCCGTGCCCGCATAGCCATCGGCTCCAGATTCGGGCTCACGGGCCACAGTGGGGGCGGGAGCGGCTTCGGGAGCTTCCTCTCCCAGGGGCGGCAGCCAGGCTTGCGGCATGTCTTCCTCCGCAATGCTTTCTTCCGGGGCGCTTTCCTCCGCGAGGGGCGCGGGCGGCCCGGCTTCGGCCTGAACGTCCCGCGCGGCGGGGGCGGCGGAAGGCGCGGGCGGTTCGGCTGGCGCGGGAGCCGCGACCGCGGGATCGGAAAGTTGCGGCGCACTCCCGGCGGAATCCGGGGGCGGAGTTTCCTCCGGGGCGGCGCTTTCAACCGGGGGCGACGCGGCCTGCCGGGTCGCTTCCTCCGCGCTCGGGTCCGCCGCGGATTCCGCTTCCAACGGCATGTCCGGCTCTTCGCCGGACGCGGGAACGGCCCCGTCAGCGGGCAGCGGTTCGGCTTCAAGGGCTTCAGACGCGATCCCCGGTCCGGCTTCCGGCGCAAGGTCGGGAGCGGCTTCCACCGGATACTCCGGCTCGGGAGCCTGGGCCGCGATCTTTTCCACCTCGCGCTCCACCAGTTCATGCACGGCGGAGGCGGAGGCCTCCTCGCCCTCACGGACGGGCAGGGCCAGATGGACCAGAATGCCGTCCACCAGTTCCCGGAAATGCTCACGGCGGCAGTCCACGCTGCCGCTGCCGCTTTCCGCCACCAGGCCGCCGCGCTCCACGGCCGCGTCGCCGTTGACGATCCACTGCTTGAGCTCGGGCACGCGCTCGCGCGCGGCCATGAACATGTCGCCGACCGTCGCCTCGTCTTCCGGATTGACGCGCACCGTCACAGTGGCCCGGTCTTCCAGCAGGTTCAAGGCCTCCAGCACCAGGGAACGCAAAACAGCGTCGTGTTCCTTGTCCAGCAGCCAGCCCGTGCCCGCGGCAACAGCCGTCCGCACCAGTTCCACCAGTTCCCCGCGCCAGGAATCGCAGATGGCGTTCCGCTGGGCGTCAACGGCGCGCAGCACCACGGCCAGGGACTGCCCCAGTTCCGCGCGGAATTCCTTGAGTTCGGCTCCGGCCTGCTCCATTCCGGCCTGAAAGCCTTCGCCGTGGGCCGCCTCGCGGATGCGTTCGGCCTCTTGGCGCGCGGCCTCGGCCCTGGCCAGTTCGGCGGCGGCCTGCTCATGGGCGGCCGTTCCGGCGGCCTTGAGGGCTTCGCCTTGGCGGATCAGCTTCTGGCGCTCGGCCTCGGCTTCGGCCCTGGCCTCTTCCAGCACTTTCTGCCGTTCGGCGTAGGCCGCGCCG
Protein-coding regions in this window:
- a CDS encoding FliH/SctL family protein, translating into MASEELRKKWGTIFMGEREATVEQLDAMQEPMRREQLRREQQEDYLERVRAKAAERAREILGAAYAERQKVLEEARAEAEAERQKLIRQGEALKAAGTAAHEQAAAELARAEAARQEAERIREAAHGEGFQAGMEQAGAELKEFRAELGQSLAVVLRAVDAQRNAICDSWRGELVELVRTAVAAGTGWLLDKEHDAVLRSLVLEALNLLEDRATVTVRVNPEDEATVGDMFMAARERVPELKQWIVNGDAAVERGGLVAESGSGSVDCRREHFRELVDGILVHLALPVREGEEASASAVHELVEREVEKIAAQAPEPEYPVEAAPDLAPEAGPGIASEALEAEPLPADGAVPASGEEPDMPLEAESAADPSAEEATRQAASPPVESAAPEETPPPDSAGSAPQLSDPAVAAPAPAEPPAPSAAPAARDVQAEAGPPAPLAEESAPEESIAEEDMPQAWLPPLGEEAPEAAPAPTVAREPESGADGYAGTAAAAVLDAPRKENPSLAELEEELFPLESEEEREVLAGGGFLPGAGDK